One segment of Mycolicibacterium sp. YH-1 DNA contains the following:
- a CDS encoding GAF domain-containing protein: protein MSTASARQAADRADGQRAVRDFVAADRELALLRELIEATSRGPRVEPLAAAAARMIIDSIGADVCFVHVLDDGDRSLTLAGATPPFDSEVGRVTLPLGSGISGWVASHRQPVVITDHKESDPRYLPVSALCSADFTSMVSVPMETDPGGLVGELSVHTVQRRQFTPRDVELLQVIGRLIAGALHPARLLRQLVARQRAHEGYVEQVIEAQENERRRLAGDIHDGISQRLITLAYRLDAAAQAVHGDVGEASEQLGAARELVGLTLEEARAAISGLRPPVLDDLGLAGGLASLARSIPQIDVEVQLADSRLPEHVELALYRIAQECLQNVVKHAQASVARLSFTLNDDVAILEIVDDGVGFNSAEHPLGNSETRGYGLLSMTERAELVGGRLTIRSRPGLGTAITARVPLQPRHLRAPGA from the coding sequence GTGAGCACCGCCTCTGCCCGGCAGGCGGCTGACCGCGCGGACGGCCAGCGTGCTGTCCGTGACTTCGTAGCGGCCGACCGGGAACTAGCGCTGCTACGCGAGTTGATCGAGGCGACGTCGCGCGGCCCGAGAGTCGAACCTCTCGCAGCCGCTGCGGCTCGCATGATCATCGACTCCATTGGCGCCGATGTCTGTTTCGTGCACGTGCTCGACGATGGCGACCGTTCGTTGACCCTCGCTGGAGCCACTCCCCCATTCGACAGCGAAGTCGGACGGGTCACGCTGCCGCTCGGGTCGGGAATCTCTGGCTGGGTGGCAAGCCACCGGCAGCCGGTGGTGATCACCGATCACAAGGAGTCCGACCCGCGATACCTGCCCGTCTCGGCCTTGTGCAGCGCAGATTTCACGTCGATGGTCTCGGTGCCAATGGAAACCGATCCCGGCGGTTTGGTCGGAGAGTTGTCCGTGCACACAGTGCAGCGGAGACAGTTCACGCCTCGGGACGTCGAGCTACTGCAGGTGATCGGCCGACTCATTGCCGGCGCGCTGCATCCGGCTCGATTGCTTCGACAGCTGGTGGCACGCCAGCGCGCTCACGAGGGCTACGTTGAGCAGGTCATCGAAGCCCAGGAGAATGAGCGCCGCCGCTTAGCCGGTGACATCCATGACGGGATTTCGCAGCGGCTGATCACCCTTGCCTACCGACTCGATGCCGCTGCTCAAGCCGTGCACGGTGACGTGGGCGAGGCGTCCGAACAGCTCGGCGCTGCACGCGAACTCGTGGGACTCACGTTGGAGGAGGCCCGCGCGGCAATCAGCGGCCTGCGGCCGCCGGTGCTCGACGATCTTGGGCTGGCCGGCGGGCTGGCCAGCCTGGCACGTTCGATTCCGCAGATCGACGTCGAGGTGCAGCTGGCGGACAGTCGATTGCCCGAGCATGTCGAGTTGGCGCTGTACCGAATCGCGCAGGAGTGCCTACAGAATGTCGTCAAGCATGCCCAGGCCAGTGTGGCGCGGCTCAGCTTCACTCTGAACGACGACGTCGCGATTCTCGAGATCGTGGACGACGGAGTGGGATTCAACAGCGCCGAGCATCCGCTGGGCAACTCCGAGACTCGAGGTTACGGACTGCTGTCGATGACCGAACGCGCCGAACTGGTGGGTGGTCGGCTCACGATCCGATCTCGCCCGGGCTTGGGTACCGCGATTACCGCAAGGGTCCCGCTGCAACCGCGTCACCTGCGTGCTCCTGGTGCCTGA
- a CDS encoding BlaI/MecI/CopY family transcriptional regulator, with translation MPSTGLLGELERRVMDELWKASEPQTVRQVHTMLSMRRDLAYNTVLTVLRRLSEKGIALRYRESWPHRYAPVPALEEMVASLMMEALDQAPRSDDRCSVLASFVERLSADEACLLRRVLSGAQLRHQEHAGDAVAAGPLR, from the coding sequence ATGCCCAGTACTGGCCTCCTGGGGGAGCTCGAACGCCGGGTGATGGACGAGCTGTGGAAGGCATCGGAACCGCAGACGGTCCGACAGGTGCACACCATGCTGTCGATGCGCCGCGACCTGGCGTACAACACTGTTCTGACAGTGCTGCGGCGGCTCAGCGAGAAGGGCATTGCCCTGCGGTACCGAGAGTCCTGGCCCCACCGATATGCTCCCGTGCCAGCCCTCGAGGAGATGGTGGCATCGCTGATGATGGAAGCGCTGGACCAAGCTCCGAGGTCCGATGACCGCTGTTCGGTACTGGCGTCCTTCGTGGAACGTCTCAGCGCCGATGAAGCATGTCTGCTGCGCCGGGTGCTCTCAGGGGCCCAACTCAGGCACCAGGAGCACGCAGGTGACGCGGTTGCAGCGGGACCCTTGCGGTAA
- the cbbX gene encoding CbbX protein, whose amino-acid sequence MRHSFGLSGGQLTGPQLAAESPVPVDLLSPDAVIDLAAERRDTGVDEVLDRLDAELVGLTPVKTRIAEIASLLLVDRMRSRYGITAPQPSLHMCFTGNPGTGKTTVALRMADMLHKLGYLRRGQLVSVTRDDLVGEYIGHTAPKTKEIIKRAMGGVLFIDEAYYLYKVENDRDYGSEAIEILLQVMENNRDDLVVILAGYADKMDQFFSANPGMQSRVAHHVTFPDYTVAELELIAEQMTEQLGYKLSAGGQEALREYLIRRINQPWFANARSVRNAMERARLRHARRLLSSVDQQVDLAALTTIEGPDLLASRVFDEAHATADAS is encoded by the coding sequence ATGCGACACTCGTTCGGGTTGAGCGGTGGCCAGTTGACGGGCCCGCAGCTGGCGGCCGAATCGCCTGTGCCGGTTGACCTGCTGTCCCCCGATGCCGTCATCGACCTGGCAGCGGAGCGCCGTGATACCGGCGTCGACGAGGTACTGGACAGACTCGACGCCGAACTCGTCGGGCTGACTCCGGTGAAGACACGTATCGCCGAGATTGCCTCGCTGCTTCTTGTCGACCGGATGCGCAGCCGCTACGGCATCACCGCCCCGCAGCCGAGCCTGCACATGTGCTTCACCGGAAACCCCGGCACCGGCAAGACCACCGTTGCCCTACGCATGGCCGACATGCTGCACAAACTGGGCTATCTGCGCCGGGGGCAGTTGGTGAGTGTCACGCGGGATGACCTCGTCGGCGAGTACATCGGCCACACCGCGCCGAAAACCAAGGAGATCATCAAACGCGCGATGGGCGGAGTGTTGTTCATCGACGAGGCCTACTACCTGTACAAGGTGGAGAACGACCGCGACTACGGGTCCGAAGCGATCGAGATCCTCCTTCAAGTCATGGAGAACAATCGCGACGACCTTGTCGTCATCCTGGCCGGGTATGCCGACAAGATGGACCAGTTCTTCTCAGCCAACCCCGGAATGCAGAGCAGGGTGGCCCACCACGTCACCTTCCCCGACTACACCGTCGCCGAACTCGAGCTGATCGCCGAACAGATGACCGAACAACTCGGTTACAAACTATCCGCTGGGGGTCAGGAAGCACTACGGGAGTATCTGATCCGGCGGATCAACCAGCCATGGTTCGCCAATGCTCGCAGCGTCCGCAACGCCATGGAACGGGCACGGTTGCGCCACGCGAGACGGCTCCTGAGCAGCGTCGACCAGCAGGTGGACCTGGCGGCCCTCACCACGATCGAGGGCCCAGACCTGCTTGCGAGCAGGGTTTTCGACGAGGCACACGCCACGGCGGACGCCTCATGA
- a CDS encoding LysR family transcriptional regulator: MTTNARLRALVELSNSGSVRGAAERLVVTESAISSAISSLSTEVGVPLVDRHGRGVRLTPAGKRYVDYARTILGLHDEAIRAAHGEADPEHGSIRLAAVTTAGELLIPALLASFTSQYPGVDCKLQVASRTAIWPMLAQHEADVIVAGRPPSDLRQIRLRAVSPNTLVLVGPAAFKQGFDPAESTWLLRESGSGTRATTTALLEELDISPRQMVLGSHGAVVAAAVAGLGVTLVSRQAVLRELRAGTLAELPLPVAPLDRPWHVVTQSSSTGSTELLIAHLLARRELGWRPAG; encoded by the coding sequence ATGACCACCAACGCCCGGCTGCGCGCGCTCGTGGAACTGTCCAACAGCGGATCGGTGCGAGGAGCGGCGGAACGACTCGTGGTGACTGAGTCGGCGATCTCCTCGGCGATCAGCAGCCTCAGCACCGAAGTGGGTGTGCCACTGGTGGACCGACACGGCCGAGGAGTGCGGCTGACCCCGGCCGGCAAGCGCTATGTCGATTACGCGCGAACCATTCTCGGACTCCACGACGAGGCGATCCGAGCAGCGCACGGGGAGGCCGATCCGGAGCACGGTTCGATCCGGCTCGCAGCCGTCACCACCGCCGGCGAGCTACTGATCCCGGCATTGCTCGCTTCCTTCACCTCCCAGTATCCCGGTGTTGACTGCAAACTGCAGGTCGCGTCCCGCACCGCCATCTGGCCGATGCTCGCCCAGCACGAGGCCGACGTGATCGTCGCCGGTCGGCCACCCTCAGATCTTCGTCAGATCCGGTTGCGCGCCGTGAGCCCCAACACCCTGGTGCTGGTCGGGCCTGCCGCATTCAAGCAGGGGTTCGACCCAGCCGAGTCAACCTGGCTTCTCAGGGAATCAGGCTCGGGAACCCGGGCGACTACCACGGCGCTTCTCGAGGAACTCGATATCTCACCGCGGCAGATGGTGCTGGGATCCCACGGCGCGGTTGTTGCCGCCGCGGTGGCGGGCCTCGGCGTCACGCTCGTCTCACGTCAAGCGGTCCTCCGCGAGTTGCGAGCGGGCACGCTGGCCGAACTGCCGCTGCCAGTGGCGCCACTGGACCGACCGTGGCACGTCGTCACACAGTCATCGTCCACCGGGTCAACCGAATTACTCATCGCGCATCTGCTGGCACGTCGCGAATTGGGCTGGAGACCGGCGGGTTAA
- the usfY gene encoding protein UsfY, with protein MANYKDPTDHFRTTLPHTGEHFIDVYSWPGYLSIILGTMSLVACVAAAAYRHHGWIPTAGIVGVLAISGGVAWLVLEHRRVLRIESRWKSEHPDKGLAA; from the coding sequence ATGGCGAACTACAAGGACCCGACAGATCACTTCCGCACCACGCTGCCCCACACCGGCGAGCACTTCATCGACGTCTACAGCTGGCCTGGATACCTGTCCATCATCCTCGGAACGATGTCGCTGGTCGCATGTGTGGCTGCGGCTGCATACCGGCATCACGGGTGGATTCCCACCGCGGGAATCGTCGGCGTACTGGCGATCTCCGGAGGTGTGGCATGGCTCGTCCTGGAACACCGGCGGGTACTGCGCATTGAGAGTCGCTGGAAATCCGAACACCCAGACAAGGGTTTGGCCGCGTAG
- a CDS encoding GNAT family N-acetyltransferase, producing the protein MRPNRHAPSQSGEVLTAELLRVDANVGFARAVVGGMVDGQLWTSESAAGGARHAVHPYGMSLIWGDGVDRAFDELIAHLRNGQYRTRDEWLQVDPRWAALPWEREFTTPDGPSARVSVHRRINFEFDPDLFQANRAHTPVPDGWSTVPADASDFTRPGSVVPAEFWRNADDFLEHGGGWRAESDGFRGCLAFTSFRFDGELELGIETHPEAQGKGLATAVASRMIEGLLSQGITPVWSCRESNHASVALAAKLGFRPVRRLPYYGLALAA; encoded by the coding sequence ATGCGGCCGAATCGCCATGCGCCATCGCAGAGTGGTGAAGTTCTGACTGCCGAGCTTCTACGGGTCGACGCAAACGTCGGCTTCGCGCGCGCGGTCGTCGGGGGCATGGTCGACGGACAGCTCTGGACCTCGGAGTCCGCCGCAGGCGGTGCTCGTCATGCTGTGCATCCTTACGGCATGTCCCTGATTTGGGGCGACGGAGTCGATCGTGCTTTCGACGAACTCATTGCCCATCTGCGAAATGGCCAGTACCGGACTCGCGATGAGTGGCTTCAGGTCGACCCGCGGTGGGCTGCGCTTCCCTGGGAACGGGAGTTCACTACCCCCGACGGGCCGTCCGCACGCGTCAGCGTCCACCGGCGAATCAACTTCGAGTTCGATCCCGATCTCTTTCAAGCGAATCGAGCCCACACCCCCGTACCGGATGGTTGGTCAACCGTACCCGCCGACGCGTCCGACTTCACACGCCCCGGATCCGTCGTGCCTGCTGAGTTCTGGCGCAACGCCGATGACTTCCTCGAACACGGCGGAGGATGGCGAGCTGAGAGTGATGGGTTTCGCGGATGCCTAGCATTCACATCGTTCCGGTTCGATGGTGAGTTGGAACTCGGCATTGAGACTCATCCCGAAGCGCAAGGCAAAGGACTCGCCACCGCCGTCGCCTCTCGCATGATTGAAGGCCTCCTGTCGCAAGGGATCACGCCTGTCTGGTCCTGCAGAGAGAGCAATCATGCCTCCGTTGCGCTCGCAGCCAAGCTCGGATTTCGCCCGGTCAGACGCCTGCCGTACTACGGTCTCGCTCTAGCCGCGTAG
- a CDS encoding NADH-quinone oxidoreductase subunit A — translation MNLYMPIAVLAAVAAAFAIGSVAMSHLIGPSRYNRAKSAAYECGIEAVDQCGGSWRFPIKYYLTAMLFIVLDIEIVFLYPWAVSFHSLGAFALAEMAMFTLTVFVAYAYVWRRGGLSWD, via the coding sequence ATGAACCTGTACATGCCAATCGCAGTGCTTGCGGCGGTGGCCGCGGCATTCGCGATCGGGTCGGTCGCCATGTCGCATCTAATTGGTCCGTCCCGCTACAACCGCGCCAAGAGCGCTGCCTACGAATGCGGTATCGAAGCGGTGGACCAGTGCGGCGGGTCGTGGCGCTTCCCCATCAAGTACTACCTGACGGCGATGCTGTTCATAGTTCTCGACATTGAGATCGTCTTCCTCTACCCGTGGGCGGTTTCATTCCACAGCCTCGGAGCCTTCGCATTGGCCGAGATGGCGATGTTCACGCTCACGGTCTTTGTGGCCTATGCGTACGTGTGGCGACGGGGAGGCCTGAGTTGGGACTAG
- a CDS encoding NADH-quinone oxidoreductase subunit B family protein, whose protein sequence is MGLEEKLPAGILLSTVERLAGYARKGSLWPATFGLACCAIEMMATASPRVDLARFGMERFSATPRQADLMIVAGRVSQKMAPVLRQVYDQMVEPKWVLAMGVCASSGGMFNNYAIVQGVDHVVPVDIYLPGCPPRPEMLLHAILKLHERIQQMPLGVNREHAVREAERAALAAVGTISHEGPLR, encoded by the coding sequence TTGGGACTAGAGGAGAAGCTACCCGCCGGGATTCTGCTGTCGACGGTCGAGAGGCTTGCCGGGTACGCGCGCAAAGGATCTCTCTGGCCAGCCACATTTGGTTTGGCTTGCTGCGCTATCGAGATGATGGCCACAGCCTCCCCCCGCGTCGATCTAGCGCGATTCGGCATGGAGCGCTTCTCAGCCACACCGCGCCAGGCGGACTTGATGATCGTCGCCGGCCGCGTGAGCCAGAAGATGGCGCCGGTGCTGCGCCAGGTCTATGACCAGATGGTTGAGCCGAAGTGGGTGCTGGCGATGGGCGTTTGCGCCTCCTCGGGCGGGATGTTCAACAACTACGCCATTGTGCAGGGAGTAGATCATGTTGTGCCCGTGGACATCTACTTGCCTGGATGCCCACCGCGACCCGAGATGCTGCTGCACGCGATTCTCAAGCTGCACGAGAGGATCCAACAAATGCCTCTCGGTGTGAACCGCGAACACGCGGTACGCGAGGCCGAGCGAGCGGCCCTGGCAGCCGTTGGAACCATTAGCCACGAAGGCCCGCTGCGGTGA
- a CDS encoding NADH-quinone oxidoreductase subunit C — translation MFGESGSGDTSGYGRLVRTTDRPVSSPRPYGGYLDHVIDSLTEALGPQMFDTAVERVVVHRGELTINVVRQHLRSVAQVLRDHPDLRFEFCAGISGVHYPHETGGELHAVYPLMSITHNRRVCLDVAAPEGDPHIPSLCAIYPTCDWHEREAYDFFGVVFDGHPALTRIEMPDDWVGHPQRKDYPLGGIPVEFHGLRVLPPDQRRAYN, via the coding sequence ATGTTCGGTGAATCGGGATCTGGTGATACCTCGGGGTACGGGCGGTTGGTCCGCACCACGGACCGGCCGGTCAGTTCGCCCCGCCCATACGGCGGCTACCTCGACCACGTGATCGACAGCCTGACCGAAGCATTGGGTCCGCAGATGTTCGACACCGCCGTGGAACGCGTGGTTGTTCATCGCGGCGAACTCACCATCAATGTGGTCCGTCAGCATCTGCGTTCGGTGGCCCAGGTGTTGCGGGACCATCCGGATCTGCGTTTCGAGTTCTGCGCCGGAATAAGCGGTGTGCACTACCCGCACGAAACTGGCGGAGAGTTGCACGCCGTGTATCCGCTGATGTCGATCACCCACAATCGACGCGTATGCCTGGACGTGGCTGCCCCGGAGGGTGATCCACACATTCCGTCGCTGTGCGCGATCTATCCGACCTGTGATTGGCATGAGCGCGAAGCCTATGACTTCTTCGGCGTGGTCTTCGACGGGCATCCGGCGCTGACCCGCATCGAGATGCCCGACGACTGGGTGGGTCATCCTCAGCGCAAGGACTACCCGCTGGGGGGTATTCCCGTTGAGTTTCACGGTCTTCGGGTGCTGCCGCCCGATCAGCGTAGGGCGTACAACTGA
- the nuoD gene encoding NADH dehydrogenase (quinone) subunit D: MKSGMRAHEHNSAVVNVDGQDWDEVLAAAADSAADERIVVNMGPQHPSTHGVLRLILQLDGEIVTEARCSIGYLHTGIEKNLEYRTWTQGVTFVTRMDYLSPFFNETVYCLGVEKLLGVTDDIPERATVIRVLLMELNRISSHLVALATGGMELGAMGPMFYGFREREHILSVFEAITGLRMNHGYIRPGGVAVDLPDGAVRQIQELLVSLPRGLKDLEDLLTANHIWKARTQGVGYLDLAGCLALGATGPILRSTGLSHDLRKAQPYCGYENYEFEVVTDLRCDSYGRYLIRVGEMHESLKIVEQCLDRLTPGPVMIDDRKLAWPGDLELGPDGLGTSDSHVANVMRDSMEGLIHHFKLVTEGLRVPAGQVYVAIESPRGELGAHLVSDGGTRPYRVHYRDPSFTNLQAVAAMCEGGMIADVIAALAGIDPVMGGVDR, translated from the coding sequence ATGAAGTCCGGGATGAGAGCGCACGAGCACAATTCCGCTGTGGTCAATGTCGACGGACAGGACTGGGACGAGGTCCTCGCCGCAGCTGCCGACTCCGCGGCCGACGAGCGCATCGTTGTGAACATGGGGCCACAACACCCGTCCACGCACGGCGTCTTGCGCCTGATCTTGCAGCTGGACGGCGAGATCGTCACCGAGGCCCGTTGCAGTATCGGATATCTGCACACCGGAATCGAGAAGAACCTTGAGTACCGAACCTGGACTCAGGGCGTCACCTTTGTGACCCGGATGGACTACCTGTCGCCGTTCTTCAACGAGACCGTCTACTGCCTGGGCGTCGAGAAGCTCTTGGGTGTCACGGACGACATCCCCGAACGCGCCACCGTGATCCGGGTGCTGCTCATGGAGCTCAACCGCATCTCCAGCCACCTGGTCGCGCTCGCCACCGGCGGAATGGAACTCGGGGCCATGGGTCCCATGTTCTATGGATTTCGAGAGCGCGAGCACATCCTGTCGGTATTCGAGGCAATCACCGGCTTGCGCATGAACCACGGATACATTCGCCCCGGGGGCGTCGCGGTGGACCTGCCGGACGGCGCAGTCCGCCAGATTCAGGAACTCCTCGTGAGTCTGCCCAGGGGATTGAAAGACCTGGAGGACCTGCTCACCGCGAACCACATCTGGAAAGCCCGCACGCAGGGCGTCGGCTATCTGGACCTCGCAGGCTGCCTGGCCTTGGGGGCCACCGGCCCGATTCTGCGGTCCACCGGCCTTTCCCACGATCTACGCAAAGCTCAACCATATTGCGGCTACGAGAATTACGAGTTCGAGGTTGTCACCGATCTGCGCTGTGACTCCTATGGCCGCTACCTCATCCGCGTCGGCGAGATGCACGAATCGCTGAAGATTGTCGAGCAGTGCCTGGACCGGTTGACGCCCGGGCCCGTGATGATCGACGACAGGAAGCTGGCCTGGCCCGGCGACCTCGAGCTCGGGCCCGACGGCTTGGGGACCTCGGATTCGCATGTCGCCAATGTCATGCGTGACTCGATGGAGGGGCTGATCCACCACTTCAAGCTGGTGACCGAGGGCCTTCGAGTGCCCGCTGGCCAGGTGTATGTGGCGATCGAATCCCCCCGCGGTGAACTGGGCGCCCACTTGGTCAGTGACGGCGGAACAAGACCATACCGAGTGCACTACCGCGACCCGTCATTCACCAATCTGCAAGCAGTGGCAGCAATGTGCGAGGGCGGGATGATAGCCGACGTGATCGCCGCCCTCGCCGGTATCGATCCCGTGATGGGTGGAGTCGACAGATGA
- the nuoF gene encoding NADH-quinone oxidoreductase subunit NuoF — protein MTAREVQLTPVLSRYWDDPLSWTLSTYHDNDGYSALRKAMRMDPDEVIETVKRAGLRGRGGAGFPTGVKWSFIKQDSASSSSKPHYLVVNADESEPGTCKDVPLMLATPHLLIEGTIIAAYAIRAHRAFIYVRGEVVPVIRRLQQAVREAYESGYLGTNIQGCGFDLELVVHAGAGAYICGEETALLDSLEGRRGQPRLRPPFPAEAGLYGCPTVVNNVESLASVPPIVLNGEDWFRTMGTQESPGFTLYSLSGHVTNPGQYEAPLGITLRELLGHAGGIRTGHTLKFWTPGGSSTPLLTAEHLDAPLDYEGVAAVGSMLGTKALQIFDETTCVVRAVRRWTQFYAHESCGKCTPCREGTYWLAQIYERLEVGAATSQDLTALADIADSINGKSFCALGDGAASPIVSSLRHFEDEYRAHIALGGCPFDPAASALFETQRLGV, from the coding sequence ATGACGGCGCGCGAGGTCCAACTGACTCCCGTACTGAGCCGGTATTGGGACGACCCGTTGTCGTGGACGCTGTCGACGTACCACGACAACGACGGGTACTCCGCCCTTCGCAAAGCAATGCGCATGGACCCCGATGAGGTCATCGAGACCGTCAAACGCGCCGGACTACGGGGGCGCGGTGGCGCCGGCTTCCCGACCGGCGTCAAATGGTCTTTCATAAAACAGGATTCGGCGTCGTCGAGCTCGAAACCCCACTACCTGGTGGTCAATGCCGACGAATCAGAACCCGGAACGTGCAAGGACGTTCCGCTGATGCTGGCCACCCCGCACTTGCTTATCGAGGGCACGATCATCGCCGCCTACGCGATCCGGGCCCACCGGGCTTTCATCTACGTGCGCGGTGAGGTGGTGCCGGTGATACGTCGCTTGCAGCAAGCGGTGAGGGAGGCATACGAATCCGGCTACCTGGGCACGAACATCCAGGGCTGCGGGTTCGATCTCGAACTGGTGGTGCACGCCGGAGCGGGAGCCTACATCTGCGGTGAGGAGACGGCGTTGTTGGACTCGCTCGAAGGACGGCGCGGCCAACCCCGGTTGCGCCCGCCGTTCCCGGCAGAGGCCGGACTGTACGGATGTCCGACGGTCGTCAACAATGTCGAGTCCCTCGCCTCGGTGCCGCCGATCGTCCTCAACGGCGAGGACTGGTTCCGCACAATGGGGACACAAGAATCCCCCGGCTTCACCCTGTACTCGCTGTCCGGGCACGTCACCAACCCCGGCCAGTATGAGGCACCGCTTGGCATCACGCTGCGGGAGTTGCTTGGCCACGCTGGTGGCATCCGCACCGGCCACACCCTCAAGTTCTGGACGCCAGGTGGATCCTCCACCCCGCTGCTGACCGCCGAGCACCTCGACGCACCACTGGATTACGAGGGCGTGGCCGCGGTGGGCTCGATGTTGGGCACCAAGGCATTGCAGATCTTCGACGAGACCACGTGTGTGGTTCGCGCGGTGCGCCGCTGGACCCAGTTCTACGCCCACGAGTCCTGCGGAAAGTGCACGCCTTGCCGTGAGGGTACGTACTGGCTCGCTCAGATCTACGAGCGCCTGGAGGTCGGCGCGGCGACATCGCAGGATCTGACGGCACTCGCCGATATCGCGGACAGCATCAACGGGAAGTCGTTCTGCGCCTTGGGTGACGGCGCCGCATCTCCCATTGTGTCGTCGCTCCGGCATTTCGAGGACGAGTACCGGGCACACATCGCACTCGGCGGCTGCCCGTTCGATCCCGCCGCCTCCGCCCTGTTTGAGACTCAGAGGCTGGGGGTCTGA